One Thermus sp. CCB_US3_UF1 DNA window includes the following coding sequences:
- a CDS encoding 2-oxoacid:ferredoxin oxidoreductase subunit beta, translating to MVELKLADYKAEKNPDWCPGCGDYGILSALQMALFELKRDPSQTVVFSGIGCSAKTPHYLNVYGVHTLHGRVLPVAQGAKLANPHLTVVAVGGDGDGLGIGAGHFVAAGRRNVDMLYILYDNEVYGLTKGQAGPTLGLGEKTKSLPKPNPQGRINPLLLAFAAGYTWIARGYAYDVKGLKELIKEGILHRGLAFLHVLQPCPTYNDLHTKEWFAPRLYKLQEEGYDPQVPEGLSPEELDEKMARFQEKAAEWGERIPIGIFWKAEVPTFEERLRAYLPRYPEVYPALGQREALDLEGLLQEFAL from the coding sequence ATGGTGGAGCTGAAGCTTGCCGACTACAAGGCGGAGAAGAACCCCGACTGGTGCCCGGGCTGCGGGGACTACGGCATCCTCTCCGCCCTGCAGATGGCCCTCTTTGAGCTGAAAAGGGACCCCAGCCAGACCGTGGTCTTTTCCGGCATCGGCTGCTCGGCCAAGACCCCCCATTACCTGAACGTCTACGGGGTCCATACCCTGCACGGCCGGGTCCTGCCCGTGGCCCAGGGGGCCAAGCTGGCCAACCCCCACCTCACGGTGGTGGCCGTGGGGGGGGACGGGGACGGCCTGGGGATTGGGGCCGGGCACTTCGTGGCCGCGGGCCGGCGGAACGTGGACATGCTCTATATCCTTTACGACAACGAGGTCTACGGCCTCACCAAGGGCCAGGCCGGGCCCACCCTGGGCCTAGGGGAGAAGACCAAGAGCCTGCCCAAGCCCAACCCCCAGGGGCGGATCAACCCCCTCCTCCTGGCCTTCGCCGCCGGGTACACCTGGATCGCCCGGGGGTACGCCTACGACGTGAAGGGCCTGAAGGAGCTCATCAAGGAGGGGATCCTCCACCGGGGCCTAGCCTTCTTGCACGTGCTCCAGCCCTGCCCCACCTACAACGACCTCCACACCAAGGAGTGGTTTGCCCCCAGGCTCTACAAGCTCCAGGAAGAGGGCTACGACCCCCAGGTTCCCGAGGGGCTTTCCCCCGAGGAGCTGGATGAGAAAATGGCGCGCTTCCAGGAAAAGGCGGCGGAGTGGGGGGAGCGGATCCCCATCGGCATCTTCTGGAAGGCGGAGGTGCCCACCTTTGAGGAGCGGCTTAGGGCCTACCTTCCCCGCTACCCCGAGGTCTACCCCGCCTTGGGGCAGCGGGAGGCCTTGGACCTCGAGGGCCTCCTCCAGGAGTTCGCCCTTTAG
- a CDS encoding metal-sensitive transcriptional regulator — protein sequence MTRTTELGQDTVENILKRLRRIEGQVRGLQKMVAEGRPCDEVLTQMTATKKAMEAAATLILHEFLNVCATEVSEGKVDPKKPEEIATMLKKFI from the coding sequence ATGACCAGGACCACCGAACTGGGGCAGGACACCGTGGAAAACATCCTGAAGCGCCTGCGGCGCATCGAGGGCCAGGTGAGGGGCTTGCAGAAGATGGTGGCCGAGGGCCGCCCCTGCGACGAGGTCCTCACCCAGATGACCGCCACCAAAAAGGCCATGGAGGCGGCGGCCACCCTGATCCTGCACGAGTTTTTGAATGTCTGCGCCACCGAGGTTTCCGAGGGCAAGGTGGACCCCAAGAAGCCGGAAGAGATCGCCACCATGCTGAAGAAGTTCATCTAG
- the dnaX gene encoding DNA polymerase III subunit gamma/tau produces MSALYRRVRPLTFAEVVGQEHVKEPLLRAIGEGRLAQAYLFSGPRGVGKTTTARLLAMAVGCQGEEKPCGACPHCQAVQKGTHPDVVEIDAASNNSVEDVRELRERILLAPLSAPRKVFILDEAHMLSKSAFNALLKTLEEPPAHVLFIFATTEPERMPPTILSRTQHYRFRRLTESEIAAKLRRILEGLGREAEEEALFLLARLADGAMRDAESLLDRFLLLPGPLTRAQVEAALGLPPQEALFLLARRLAEGQVREALEEARRLYGQGFAPRSLVGGLMEVLREALYAAHGLPGRSLPLSPKELLFALSRLDEALERLAKRSDPLALEVALLQAFSPSPAQAPPGLQAPPPQEAPLPEFHPLAPLPPRPRQEASPQADLSGLWRAFLEDLKPTLRAFVREARPEVQGKTLLLRFPESKAFHHKKAEEQKAHLLPLAQSRFGVEEVAFLLEKKSPGPSLQTAPPPRAEPPTPKPAPLPVEAPRAEEEPLPPEPEGEDPGQSLTRLARLLGGRLLWVRRPKPSEPEEPLSEDSIGGSGI; encoded by the coding sequence GTGAGCGCCCTTTACCGCCGGGTGCGCCCCCTGACCTTTGCCGAGGTGGTGGGCCAGGAACACGTGAAAGAACCCCTCCTGCGGGCCATAGGGGAGGGGCGGCTGGCCCAGGCCTACCTCTTCTCCGGGCCTAGGGGGGTGGGGAAGACCACCACCGCCCGCCTCCTGGCCATGGCCGTGGGGTGCCAGGGGGAGGAGAAGCCCTGCGGGGCCTGCCCCCACTGCCAGGCGGTGCAGAAGGGGACCCACCCCGACGTGGTGGAGATCGACGCCGCCAGCAACAACTCGGTGGAGGACGTGCGGGAGCTAAGGGAGCGGATCCTCCTCGCCCCCCTTTCCGCCCCCAGGAAGGTCTTCATCCTGGACGAGGCCCACATGCTCTCCAAAAGCGCCTTCAACGCCCTCCTTAAAACCCTGGAGGAGCCCCCGGCCCACGTCCTCTTCATCTTCGCCACCACCGAGCCCGAGCGGATGCCCCCCACCATCCTCTCCCGCACCCAGCACTACCGCTTCCGCCGCCTCACCGAAAGCGAGATCGCCGCCAAGCTCCGCCGCATCCTCGAGGGCCTGGGGCGGGAGGCGGAGGAGGAGGCCCTGTTCCTCCTGGCCCGCCTGGCCGACGGGGCCATGCGGGATGCGGAAAGCCTCCTGGACCGCTTCCTCCTCCTTCCTGGGCCCCTGACCCGGGCCCAGGTGGAGGCGGCCCTGGGCCTCCCCCCCCAGGAGGCCCTGTTCCTCCTGGCCCGCCGGTTGGCCGAGGGGCAGGTGCGGGAGGCCCTGGAAGAGGCCCGCAGGCTCTACGGCCAGGGCTTTGCCCCCAGGAGCCTGGTGGGGGGGCTCATGGAGGTCCTGCGGGAGGCCCTTTACGCCGCCCACGGCCTGCCGGGGCGGTCCTTGCCCCTTTCCCCAAAGGAGCTGCTTTTTGCCCTCTCCCGCCTGGACGAGGCCCTGGAGCGCCTGGCCAAGCGCTCGGACCCCCTGGCCCTGGAGGTGGCCTTGCTGCAGGCCTTTTCCCCCAGCCCAGCCCAAGCCCCCCCTGGGCTCCAGGCCCCGCCCCCCCAGGAGGCCCCCCTGCCCGAGTTCCATCCCCTGGCCCCCCTGCCCCCAAGGCCCAGGCAGGAGGCCTCCCCCCAGGCGGACCTCTCCGGTCTTTGGCGGGCCTTCCTCGAGGACCTCAAGCCCACCTTAAGGGCCTTCGTGCGCGAGGCCCGGCCCGAGGTCCAGGGCAAGACCCTCCTCCTGCGTTTCCCCGAGAGCAAGGCCTTCCACCACAAAAAGGCCGAGGAGCAGAAGGCCCACCTCCTCCCCCTGGCCCAAAGCCGCTTCGGGGTGGAGGAGGTGGCCTTCCTCCTGGAAAAAAAAAGCCCGGGGCCTAGCCTCCAGACGGCCCCGCCCCCCAGGGCCGAACCCCCTACCCCTAAGCCCGCCCCCCTTCCCGTGGAAGCCCCCCGGGCGGAGGAGGAACCCTTGCCCCCCGAGCCCGAGGGGGAGGACCCGGGCCAAAGCCTCACCCGCCTGGCCCGCCTCCTGGGGGGCAGGCTGCTCTGGGTGCGCCGGCCCAAGCCCTCCGAGCCCGAGGAACCCCTAAGCGAAGACAGCATAGGGGGTAGTGGTATATAA
- the argB gene encoding acetylglutamate kinase — protein sequence MREALLVKVGGSLRGAEELLEELAQYPGPLVLVHGGGPEIGALLERLGYESRFVEGLRVTPPEQMDAVEMALCLTGKRLAQGLSQRGRKALSLSGRDALCLGGRLLPGLGRVGEVVGVDPRPLLDLLGAGYTPLLAPIALDEEGPLNVNADTAAAAVAGALGWPAVFLTDVEGVYRHPKDPASRIPQLTPEAVAALKAEGVLQGGMIPKVEAALAALRAGSPWAAIAKGRGGVLEGVLKGEAGTRFYP from the coding sequence TTGCGTGAAGCCCTTTTGGTCAAGGTGGGGGGAAGCCTCCGGGGAGCGGAGGAACTCCTGGAGGAGCTGGCCCAGTACCCAGGCCCCTTGGTCCTGGTCCACGGGGGGGGTCCGGAGATCGGGGCCCTGCTGGAGCGCCTAGGATATGAGAGCCGCTTCGTGGAGGGCCTTAGGGTCACGCCCCCTGAGCAGATGGACGCGGTGGAGATGGCCCTTTGCCTCACGGGAAAGCGCCTGGCCCAAGGCCTTTCCCAAAGGGGCAGAAAGGCCCTAAGCCTTTCGGGGCGGGATGCCCTTTGCCTAGGGGGCCGGCTCCTGCCCGGGCTTGGCCGGGTGGGGGAGGTGGTGGGGGTAGACCCCAGGCCCCTCCTGGACCTCCTGGGGGCGGGGTACACCCCCCTTCTCGCCCCCATCGCCCTGGACGAGGAGGGCCCCTTGAACGTCAACGCCGACACCGCCGCCGCCGCCGTGGCCGGGGCCTTGGGCTGGCCCGCGGTCTTCCTCACCGACGTGGAAGGGGTCTACCGCCACCCCAAGGATCCCGCCAGCCGCATCCCCCAGCTCACCCCTGAGGCAGTGGCGGCCCTCAAGGCCGAGGGGGTGCTCCAGGGCGGCATGATCCCCAAGGTGGAGGCCGCCTTGGCCGCCCTGCGGGCCGGCTCCCCTTGGGCGGCCATCGCCAAGGGGAGGGGGGGCGTACTGGAAGGGGTCCTGAAGGGGGAGGCGGGGACCCGCTTCTACCCCTAG
- a CDS encoding FAD-binding oxidoreductase: MPGEGVLVVGAGILGLSAAHFLAEKGLRVLVLEREAPLACTSDKSTECYRVFWPGDEALSALVARSLELLGPFGEVARPQGRGYLYLGEEETLLRMAQEAPLAGPLRVHQEATGYPKGAETGMDLLRPQALGQAFPYLAHLRGVAGLHVRRAGWLSAHGLGMGLLEALRKRRGRLLRGEFCGLEGQGGRPAFARVRLGGVEELLPFAACVLAPGPGLPSLLSLLGLELPLGAEPHFKAWFPDPLRRFPREAPLLIWNEPQEIFSPEEKALLAEEPSLAPLLSPLPPGAHGRPEGEGFLALYNPWPKAEAPGGCAPTPPSWAGEVALRGLFPLLPGLRAYLGSRPRVDGGYYVKTPENRPLLGPVAEGVYLLGAFSGYGVMAALGAGEALARWVVGETPPPWAEALSPKRYQDPGYRPHGAAARAEL, encoded by the coding sequence ATGCCGGGGGAAGGGGTCTTGGTGGTGGGGGCGGGGATTTTGGGGCTTTCCGCCGCCCATTTCCTGGCCGAGAAGGGGCTTCGAGTCCTGGTCCTGGAGCGGGAAGCCCCCTTGGCCTGCACCAGCGACAAGTCCACGGAGTGCTACCGGGTCTTCTGGCCGGGGGACGAGGCCCTAAGCGCCCTGGTGGCGCGGAGCCTGGAACTCCTTGGCCCCTTTGGGGAGGTGGCCCGGCCCCAGGGGCGGGGCTACCTCTACCTGGGGGAGGAGGAAACCCTCCTCAGGATGGCCCAGGAGGCCCCCCTGGCCGGGCCCCTCCGGGTCCACCAGGAGGCCACGGGCTACCCCAAAGGGGCGGAGACGGGGATGGACCTCCTCCGGCCCCAGGCCCTGGGTCAGGCCTTCCCCTATCTGGCCCACCTCAGGGGGGTGGCTGGCCTGCACGTGCGCCGGGCGGGCTGGCTCTCCGCCCATGGCCTGGGGATGGGCCTCCTCGAGGCCCTGCGGAAGCGGAGGGGAAGGCTTCTCCGGGGGGAGTTTTGCGGCCTGGAGGGCCAAGGGGGGCGGCCCGCCTTCGCCCGGGTGCGCCTTGGCGGGGTGGAGGAACTCCTCCCCTTTGCCGCCTGCGTCCTGGCTCCCGGACCCGGCCTCCCCTCCCTCCTTTCCCTTCTGGGCCTGGAGCTCCCCCTTGGGGCCGAACCCCACTTCAAGGCCTGGTTCCCCGACCCCCTCCGCCGCTTTCCCCGGGAGGCTCCCCTCCTCATCTGGAACGAGCCCCAAGAGATCTTCTCCCCCGAGGAAAAGGCCCTTCTGGCCGAGGAACCCTCCCTGGCCCCCCTCCTGAGCCCCCTGCCCCCGGGGGCCCACGGGCGGCCCGAAGGGGAGGGGTTTTTGGCCCTCTACAACCCCTGGCCCAAGGCGGAGGCGCCCGGGGGTTGCGCCCCCACCCCACCCTCCTGGGCGGGGGAGGTGGCCCTGAGGGGGCTTTTTCCCCTCCTTCCCGGCCTTCGGGCCTACCTGGGAAGCCGCCCCCGGGTGGATGGGGGGTATTACGTGAAGACCCCGGAGAACCGCCCCCTCCTGGGCCCGGTGGCCGAGGGGGTCTACCTCCTTGGGGCCTTTTCCGGCTACGGGGTCATGGCCGCCCTGGGGGCGGGAGAGGCCTTGGCCCGCTGGGTGGTGGGGGAAACCCCGCCTCCTTGGGCCGAAGCGCTATCCCCCAAGCGCTACCAGGACCCCGGCTACCGGCCCCACGGGGCGGCGGCCCGGGCGGAGCTCTGA
- the pyk gene encoding pyruvate kinase: MLPFKRTKIVATLGPASSSKEAIRALAEAGADVFRLNFSHGTPEDHRQRVALVREVAQELGRPLAILQDLQGPKIRIGRFREGRVELKAGQPFVLTREPIEGDQGRVSLTYGGLPEDVSPGQLLLLDDGRLRLRVEAVRGDEIHTVVEVGGVLSDHKGINVPGADLSIPALSEKDIQDVALGAELGVDWVAVSFVRTRDDLLLARHYLARYGSRAKLMAKIEKPSAVHRFEEILEEADGIMVARGDLGVEMPLEEVPIVQKRLILRCIAAGKPVITATQMLESMVHNPSPTRAEASDVANAIFDGSDAVMLSAETAAGAYPVEAVAMMARIARVVESSPEFLQKLNVLRPAPTPTTQDAIAQAADDVVEAVGARAIVVFTATGGSARRIARTRPQVPILALTPNPEVQRQLALVWGVLPQLAPDPRDTDDMVRIALEKVKASGLAQVGERVVIAAGVPFGVRGTTNLLRVERVS; this comes from the coding sequence ATGCTGCCTTTTAAACGCACCAAGATCGTGGCCACCCTGGGGCCCGCCTCCAGCAGCAAGGAGGCCATCCGGGCCCTGGCCGAGGCGGGGGCCGATGTCTTCCGCCTGAACTTCAGCCACGGTACCCCCGAGGACCACCGCCAGCGGGTGGCCTTGGTGCGGGAGGTGGCCCAGGAGCTGGGCCGGCCCCTGGCCATCCTGCAGGACCTCCAGGGGCCCAAGATCCGCATTGGCCGCTTCCGGGAGGGACGGGTGGAGCTCAAGGCGGGCCAGCCCTTCGTCCTCACCCGCGAGCCCATTGAAGGGGACCAGGGCCGGGTATCCCTCACCTACGGGGGGCTACCCGAGGACGTGAGCCCAGGCCAGCTCCTCCTCCTGGACGATGGCCGCCTGCGCCTGCGGGTGGAGGCCGTGCGGGGGGACGAGATCCACACCGTGGTGGAGGTGGGAGGCGTCCTCTCGGACCACAAGGGCATCAACGTCCCCGGGGCCGACCTCTCCATCCCTGCCCTTTCGGAGAAGGACATCCAGGACGTGGCCCTGGGGGCAGAGCTGGGAGTGGACTGGGTGGCGGTTTCTTTCGTGCGCACCCGGGACGACCTCCTCCTGGCCCGCCACTACCTGGCCCGCTACGGCTCCCGGGCCAAGCTCATGGCCAAGATCGAGAAGCCCTCCGCCGTCCACCGCTTTGAGGAGATCCTGGAGGAGGCGGACGGGATCATGGTGGCCCGGGGGGACCTGGGGGTGGAGATGCCCTTGGAGGAGGTGCCCATCGTGCAAAAGCGCCTCATCCTCCGCTGCATCGCCGCCGGGAAGCCGGTGATCACCGCCACCCAGATGCTGGAATCCATGGTGCACAACCCAAGCCCCACCCGGGCCGAGGCCTCCGACGTGGCCAACGCCATCTTTGACGGCTCCGATGCGGTGATGCTCTCGGCGGAAACCGCCGCCGGGGCCTATCCCGTGGAGGCGGTGGCCATGATGGCCCGCATCGCCCGGGTGGTGGAGTCCTCCCCGGAGTTTCTGCAGAAGCTCAACGTCCTCCGCCCCGCCCCCACCCCCACTACCCAAGACGCCATCGCCCAGGCCGCGGACGACGTGGTGGAGGCGGTGGGGGCCCGGGCCATCGTGGTCTTTACCGCCACCGGGGGCTCGGCCCGGCGCATCGCCCGCACCCGGCCCCAGGTCCCCATCCTGGCCCTCACCCCGAACCCCGAGGTGCAAAGGCAGCTGGCCCTGGTCTGGGGGGTTCTGCCCCAGCTGGCCCCCGACCCCCGGGATACCGACGACATGGTGCGCATCGCCCTGGAGAAGGTGAAGGCCTCTGGCCTGGCCCAGGTGGGGGAGCGGGTGGTCATCGCCGCGGGGGTGCCCTTCGGGGTCCGGGGGACCACCAACCTCCTGCGGGTGGAGCGGGTGAGCTAG
- a CDS encoding 2-oxoacid:acceptor oxidoreductase subunit alpha, whose product MDELTWRVGGPQGGGIETAATLFARAVAKGGWCVATKREYHSNIMGRHSYLDVRLSRKPVGAFREKVDFLVALDGETLARHLGEVRPGGVLLYDPRVLDLTVHKLPMLDHRVQEALSQRFGKPDPSLKEVLQAYAEGGVQPLPYPFEEVADRIGAELGVASLQARRTLNTIAVAASLHLLGFPLEPLLEALALQFRGKVLELNQAVAQAVYREEVPRLPFALHLNGPTPGRVYLTGAQAAALGKLAGGLRFQTYYPISPATDESVYLEAHTAFQGAEVAVVQTEDEIAAVTMAIGAALTGAKAATATSGPGFSLMAEGLGFAGMIEAPLVVTLYQRGGPSTGLPTRTEQGDLFFALRGGHGEYPRLVLASGDVLDAFLDAQKALAWAWRYQTVVVHLLDKFLASTAQSLPKEALRVLALDGEKRLEPRREGFGPYERYAPSEDGISPFVPLGTPGGFYWMTSDEHDLEGHITEDPVLREYQMEKRMQKLHTARREIPPEDQYTLFRDGEVLVLGWGTVKGTLLEALDHLPGVGYLHLRLLWPFPEVGPLLEGKRLVTVEHNYTGQLADLVQQETLKRVHHRVVKYNGRPITLDEAVAALKAVMAGQAAERLVLRGGV is encoded by the coding sequence ATGGATGAGTTGACCTGGCGCGTGGGCGGCCCGCAAGGGGGCGGCATTGAGACCGCGGCCACCCTTTTCGCCCGGGCTGTGGCCAAGGGCGGCTGGTGCGTGGCCACCAAACGGGAGTACCACTCCAACATCATGGGGCGGCACTCCTACCTGGACGTGCGGCTATCGCGAAAACCCGTGGGGGCTTTCCGGGAAAAGGTGGACTTCCTGGTGGCCCTGGACGGGGAGACCCTGGCCCGCCACCTGGGCGAGGTCCGCCCCGGGGGGGTGCTCCTCTATGACCCCCGGGTCTTGGACCTCACGGTCCACAAGCTTCCCATGCTGGACCACCGGGTGCAGGAGGCGCTATCCCAGCGGTTTGGCAAGCCGGACCCCAGCCTGAAGGAGGTCCTCCAGGCCTACGCCGAGGGGGGGGTGCAGCCCTTGCCCTACCCCTTTGAGGAGGTGGCGGACCGGATTGGGGCCGAGCTGGGCGTGGCCTCCCTGCAGGCCCGGCGCACCCTGAACACCATCGCCGTGGCGGCCAGCCTCCACCTCCTGGGCTTTCCCCTGGAGCCCTTGCTGGAGGCCTTGGCCCTGCAGTTCCGCGGCAAGGTGCTGGAGCTGAACCAGGCGGTGGCCCAAGCGGTGTACCGGGAGGAGGTGCCCAGGCTTCCTTTCGCCCTACACCTGAACGGACCCACCCCGGGCCGGGTCTACCTCACCGGGGCCCAGGCCGCGGCCTTGGGGAAGCTGGCCGGGGGCCTCCGCTTCCAGACCTACTACCCCATCAGCCCGGCCACGGACGAGAGCGTCTACCTCGAGGCCCACACCGCCTTCCAGGGGGCGGAGGTGGCCGTGGTCCAGACCGAGGACGAGATCGCCGCGGTGACCATGGCCATCGGGGCGGCCCTCACCGGGGCCAAGGCGGCCACGGCCACCAGCGGTCCTGGCTTCAGCCTCATGGCCGAGGGGCTGGGCTTCGCCGGGATGATCGAGGCCCCCCTGGTGGTGACCCTCTACCAGCGGGGCGGCCCCTCCACGGGCCTGCCCACCCGCACGGAGCAGGGGGACCTGTTCTTCGCCCTCCGCGGCGGGCACGGGGAGTACCCCCGGCTGGTCTTGGCCTCGGGGGACGTTCTGGATGCCTTCCTGGACGCCCAGAAGGCCTTGGCCTGGGCCTGGCGCTACCAGACGGTGGTGGTGCACCTCCTGGACAAGTTCCTGGCCTCCACCGCCCAGAGCCTGCCCAAGGAGGCCCTCAGGGTCCTTGCCCTAGACGGGGAGAAGCGCCTGGAGCCGAGGCGGGAAGGCTTTGGCCCTTACGAGCGCTATGCCCCCAGCGAGGACGGCATCTCCCCCTTCGTCCCCTTGGGTACCCCGGGGGGGTTCTACTGGATGACCTCCGACGAGCACGACCTCGAGGGGCACATCACGGAAGACCCCGTCCTAAGGGAGTACCAGATGGAAAAGCGCATGCAAAAACTCCACACCGCCCGGCGGGAGATCCCCCCGGAGGACCAGTACACCCTCTTCCGCGACGGGGAGGTCCTGGTCCTGGGCTGGGGGACGGTGAAGGGCACCCTCCTGGAGGCCCTGGACCACCTGCCCGGGGTGGGGTACCTGCACCTCAGGCTCCTCTGGCCCTTCCCCGAGGTCGGCCCCCTCCTGGAAGGGAAGCGGCTGGTCACGGTGGAGCACAACTACACGGGCCAACTGGCGGATCTGGTGCAACAGGAAACCCTGAAGCGGGTCCACCACCGGGTGGTGAAGTACAACGGCCGCCCCATCACCTTGGACGAGGCGGTGGCGGCCCTGAAGGCGGTGATGGCTGGCCAGGCGGCCGAGCGCCTGGTCCTGAGGGGAGGAGTCTAG
- the dnaN gene encoding DNA polymerase III subunit beta: MDVTLPKNLLAEQIALLERVIPSRSSNPMFTYLGLAPQAGGLTLFGSNGEVDLEVHLPAQVQGEGRYLVPAQPFFQLVRSLPGDTAILRLGLDLELSSGSFRTRLSLAPSEGYPELIFPEPGVASPDYPLQTRLPAEGFLRALVHVRYAASNEEYRAIFRGVQLEFSPQGVRAVASDGYRLALYDLPLPQPFQRKAVVPARSVDEVIRVLKGMGEGEAVLALGAGTLGLTLGQEGGGRLRLAVRLMEGEFPDYERVIPKEFPLRAGLEVEPFREALRRVSVLSDRQNHRVDLLFGEGHVLLSAEGDYGKGQEELPVRLEGTPLAVAYNARYLLEALGPLSGQAALLLSGPTSPSLIRPLGEGEGYQAVVVPLRV; this comes from the coding sequence ATGGACGTAACCCTTCCCAAAAACCTCTTGGCCGAGCAGATTGCCCTCTTGGAGAGGGTGATCCCCTCCAGAAGCTCCAACCCCATGTTCACCTACCTGGGCCTGGCCCCGCAGGCCGGCGGCCTGACCCTTTTCGGGAGCAACGGGGAGGTGGACCTCGAGGTCCACCTCCCCGCCCAGGTCCAGGGGGAGGGCCGGTACCTGGTTCCCGCCCAGCCCTTCTTCCAGCTGGTGCGGAGCCTGCCTGGGGATACCGCGATCCTTCGCTTGGGACTGGACCTGGAGCTCTCCTCGGGGAGTTTCCGCACCCGCTTGAGCCTGGCCCCCAGCGAGGGGTACCCGGAGCTCATCTTCCCCGAACCCGGGGTTGCCTCCCCCGACTACCCCCTCCAGACCCGCCTGCCGGCGGAGGGCTTCTTGCGGGCCCTGGTCCACGTGCGCTACGCCGCCAGCAACGAGGAGTACCGGGCCATTTTCCGGGGGGTGCAGCTGGAGTTCTCCCCCCAGGGGGTGCGGGCCGTGGCCTCCGACGGCTACCGCCTGGCCCTGTACGACCTTCCCCTGCCCCAGCCTTTCCAGCGCAAGGCGGTGGTCCCGGCCCGGAGCGTGGACGAGGTCATCCGGGTGCTGAAGGGCATGGGGGAGGGGGAGGCGGTGCTGGCCCTGGGGGCAGGTACCCTGGGCCTGACCCTGGGGCAGGAGGGAGGGGGCCGGCTCCGCCTGGCCGTCCGGCTCATGGAGGGGGAGTTTCCCGATTACGAGCGGGTCATCCCCAAGGAGTTCCCCTTGCGGGCGGGCCTCGAGGTGGAGCCTTTCCGCGAGGCCCTGCGCCGGGTGAGCGTCCTTTCCGATCGGCAAAACCACCGGGTGGACCTCCTTTTCGGCGAGGGCCACGTCCTCCTGTCCGCCGAAGGGGACTACGGCAAGGGGCAGGAGGAGCTTCCCGTGCGTCTGGAGGGGACCCCCTTGGCCGTGGCCTACAACGCCCGCTACCTCCTGGAGGCCTTGGGCCCCCTGAGCGGCCAGGCTGCCCTCCTCCTCTCCGGCCCCACCAGCCCCAGCCTGATCCGCCCCTTGGGGGAGGGGGAGGGGTACCAGGCGGTGGTGGTGCCCCTCAGGGTGTAA
- the eno gene encoding phosphopyruvate hydratase, translated as MTTIVSVKAREVLDSRGFPTVEAEVELEGGVRGRAMVPSGASTGTHEALELRDGGRRYLGKGVRRAVENINERIAPELIGMEALDQEGVDRAMRELDGTPNKANLGANAILAVSLATARAAAEALGLPLYRYLGGVQGVVLPVPLMNVINGGKHADNRVDFQEFMLVPAGVESFAEALRVGAEVFHTLKGVLKEKGYSTNVGDEGGFAPDLRSNEEAVELLLLAIERAGYTPGQEVSLALDPAASELYREGRYHLEGEGKVLTSEEMVAFWASWVEKYPIRSIEDGLSEDDWEGWRLLTKTLGERVQLVGDDLFVTNPERLAQGIERGVANAILVKVNQIGTLSETLEAIRLAQRSGYRAVISHRSGETEDPFIADLAVAVNAGQIKTGSLSRSDRLAKYNQLLRIEEELGRAARFLGYAAF; from the coding sequence ATGACCACAATCGTGAGCGTGAAGGCGCGGGAGGTGCTGGACTCCAGGGGCTTTCCCACGGTGGAGGCCGAGGTGGAGCTGGAAGGGGGCGTCCGGGGGCGGGCCATGGTCCCCTCGGGGGCCTCCACTGGCACCCACGAGGCCCTGGAGCTCAGGGACGGGGGACGGCGCTACCTGGGCAAGGGGGTGCGCCGGGCGGTGGAGAACATCAACGAGCGCATCGCCCCTGAGCTCATCGGCATGGAGGCCTTGGACCAGGAGGGGGTGGACCGGGCCATGCGGGAGCTAGACGGTACCCCCAACAAGGCCAACCTGGGGGCCAACGCCATCCTGGCCGTTTCCCTGGCCACGGCCCGGGCGGCGGCGGAGGCGCTGGGGCTTCCCCTCTACCGCTACCTGGGCGGGGTCCAGGGGGTGGTCCTGCCCGTGCCCCTCATGAACGTGATCAACGGGGGGAAGCACGCGGACAACCGGGTGGACTTCCAGGAGTTCATGCTGGTGCCCGCGGGGGTGGAAAGTTTCGCCGAGGCCCTGCGGGTGGGTGCCGAGGTCTTCCACACCCTTAAGGGGGTGCTGAAGGAAAAGGGCTACAGCACCAACGTGGGGGACGAGGGAGGCTTCGCCCCGGACCTCCGGAGCAACGAGGAGGCGGTGGAGCTTCTGCTCCTGGCCATTGAGCGGGCGGGCTACACCCCGGGGCAGGAGGTTTCCCTGGCCCTGGACCCGGCGGCCAGCGAGCTCTACCGGGAAGGGCGCTACCACCTGGAGGGGGAGGGGAAGGTCCTCACCTCCGAGGAGATGGTGGCCTTCTGGGCCTCCTGGGTGGAGAAGTACCCCATCCGCTCCATTGAGGACGGCCTATCGGAGGACGACTGGGAGGGGTGGCGGCTTCTTACAAAGACCCTGGGGGAGCGGGTGCAGCTCGTGGGGGACGACCTCTTCGTCACCAACCCCGAGCGGCTGGCCCAAGGCATCGAGCGGGGCGTGGCCAACGCCATCCTGGTCAAGGTGAACCAGATCGGCACCCTTTCCGAGACCCTCGAGGCCATCCGCCTGGCCCAGCGCTCCGGCTACCGGGCGGTGATCAGCCACCGCTCCGGGGAGACGGAGGACCCCTTCATCGCCGACCTGGCAGTGGCGGTGAACGCCGGCCAGATCAAGACCGGCTCCCTCTCCCGCTCCGACCGCCTGGCCAAGTACAACCAGCTCCTGCGCATTGAGGAGGAGCTGGGCCGGGCAGCGCGTTTCCTGGGCTATGCTGCCTTTTAA